The Porites lutea chromosome 9, jaPorLute2.1, whole genome shotgun sequence sequence ACAACATCAATGGAAGTTATCGCAAACGTCGGAGGACAAATTCTGTAGTGGATGATTGGCACTTGGCCAAAGGTTGGTTTACTCTATGTCAGTGGCAGGCATTCGgttgatatatatatatggcgAATGGTGAAATCTAAGAGATTCCTAGACACTCTTGCTTGAAAATCTGAGACTTTGTAGTAACAAGCTGCATACTCTACATTAAACTTCATATAATCATAATTATAGTACctgcatatttttttgtttaacaaaaaaaatcagatgATTTAAGTCATTATTGCCCAACTCGCTTGCATGGCATCGTTGTCATTCTTGAAATTCAGCAGGgaatttttttgtgaagttAAATTTGGTTCAGgtatttaattttgcttttgctttaaGTCGAAGGGctttttttcggttttattGTATGACCCCATTTGCAACTCCCTGTCACCTAGAGAATAATCAGGGGTCttgaaaacaattattatttatcCACAAACATTTTGTCATATTAGTTCCTGGTTAGTTTGCAGGCAGCATCATATACTTTAATACCCCATTTCATTTATCATTGTAACATTTGCATTGCTAGATCTCGTCAAAGAGGAAGTCATTGTCATTTTAGCTTCACAGTTCATGATCTTTTTCAATGAAACAGCTTTGGAGGTTTGTGCTTAAAAAATAACAGTTGAAATTGGTTATTAATCAAGGGCTGACTCTCACTATGAAATCCAGAGATTTCtcaaattttttgacaaaactgATGTGGACTGGActaagaacaaaaatatatggTTCTGGATAAGTTCTTTTTTGGAgtagaaaattaaattaatttaaacagtAATCCCCTTAGCTTTTTTGCTGGCCTGCAGCTGTTGCTTAGTTAGTAACAAGTGTTATTGGCACATCTACTAGAGTTCCACTCACCCTTTTTTCAGTCCAAATTTAGAAGAAAAAACTATCTTTTAGAGCAGCCACTAGTTATCTCTGCCCTTTGTCTTGATCTGCCACTGTGCTTATATGTTACtaaagaatttcattttgtttcttttttgttgcagtctatttttactcctttgtcAGAGTATCTTTTAGGTtggaaagaaattgaaaatagcATTGCCTTTTGTTTAATAGCTTTTGAGGTGAGAATGTATTTTTGCCAATTTTTAGACTCCTTAGAAGTTTTGTTGGGATTAGataaaaaaagttctttttgtaGACTATTAATTCTTTTGTCTAAGCTTAAGAAATTTGGCATTTAAGAACCTTCAGGCTGCAGTTTGGCCACATTCCCCCTATAGATGCAAGAACCAACCATctattaatttttgaaaaatgtttttgaacagTGGTCATGTTTTGCATTCAGCTAGAATGCAGCATGGGTGGTGACATGACAACCTTGTATGTACTCTGGGTGTCACGCAGTGTGACCCCTTCCCCCTTCTTGGAGAATCTATGCTCCTGTGTGATAAAGCAATTGCCCATTTCCAAGTTGCTCTTGGCTTCTTTACTAAGGTATGACCTGTGCACAgctattcatttggaattgaatttaatttgcatttgaatgATCAGAACTGTTATTCAGATGAAAGGACGAGCGCCAGGACTCACTTTGGGAAAGGGGCTAAAAGTAACACAGAAATACCAGAAATGATCTGTGAATCAGAAGTGAATCTGCTCACAGGGTACTCACAGATGGCCTGTGTGACCTTCTAAAATTGCAAGATTTGGAGTTGGGTATCGGGTGTCATGGCATGGAAAAAATTCAACCTCATTTTATAATTTGATAGCCAAGCCACTTATACAAGAACTGTCTGAAAATATGCGAGTTAACTTTTTGTTGTATTACCCATTTGTTGTTTCCTTGTAGGCTATTTCAGTATTTATTCTTGTGAGGAAGATAAGTCTCAAGTTAGCTGACAGGTAAAcaaccggggggggggaggggggggagggactcccatatgaaaggggtggggacgCTCGTCGTGTCACTTAGGGGTGCagtaaatttcagattttggtctcgcttagggtgttctgggcaaaacgccattatatttagcggtaaaggtctcttttagggttgctcttgaagaaatgttaaaaaatgatatctttgccatttgttttatttactcgattcatgcaatcaaagtttaaaatgatcacTTGTAGGGGTCAAAGAAAGGTTGGGCCatgcccagattggtctcctttaggggtttaattcaaaatttctgacaagcATCctcacccctttcatatgggatcCCCCTTGGGGTAAACAATAGTCAACAACCTTTAGGGTTATCATTAAGTGCCAGTaaccagccaaaaaaaaaatgagggaCTGAAAGCTCCAAATTGCCTACAGCACTGGATTGCCAAGCCGACTATTAACACATCCTACCTGTCTACCTAAAatacttaatgagaaccctcaGAGAGTCGTTGCCTTTGCCTGCTGTCTACTACCCTAGCACTGTGAGCTAATACCCTTCAATCCCTCACTCACTCCTAAGGCTGCAACAATACATCGAACTATCGATTAATCACGATACTGATGTTGCAATAGCGATGGATCGATAGTCAAAATGAGACATCAATAACAATCATGATCGTTAGTatgttgagtatgatcgtccgggtgaacgtagtaggactgttgttgttgacagtgacaaaaaaggagaTGATGAAAACTATTGCATTACCATTGCAGTAGTACCTCCACTATCACAATACAATCACAATATGCATTTGACCTATTGCAATACAATAtgtaaaagtcaaaatttcctcaatagtcacccctagtcagtCCCCAGctattatattattatgagTGGTGTGTTATGAGAGTATGAGGTGAGTGAGCAGGGGTagcagtgccgtagccagaccaaacggccaaccgaggcaggcgggagttgctaggggggttcgggggcatgccccaccccccccccccctcccgagaaattttgaactttagtctctcggaaatgtgatttgcagcgttttctgggcctttcggtaactttttttcgagttaatttaagtggaatttaaaaagcaataatcagaaacaagctacataatctgggtgaccgttaacctcgccaatggttttgatcagtatttgttcaaaaaaaatttgagttaacgtacgtagccccttgagatcgatgatatggtaattttttcatagtatattgactgaattgctgaattctttgtaatatcatgatgcgtcggttggcctcatactagctacggcgctgggTAGATGGAGAGGAGAAATCAGGATTAGAAGATTATTCTTCTTTTTCCCCTCTTactattttgttttctctgtcttttGTAGGTGGTTAATAGTTATTGGAATTGCTTTTGAGGGTTTTGCGCTAGTTTGGTATCTTGCTCTTTTAGCTAATGCAAAGCCATGTAAGTTACTGTCCACAGTACAAAAAAAtgcatttgcacaaatttgttCCTTGAAAATATGTTGCAAATATATAAATGCTGACAAGTAAATATATGGCAAAcatggtaaatgccacatttgcctAGTTAtctacacccccccccccccccctggtaTTTACTATGTTTGCAATGTATTTACTCCTCTGCCTACAGTATTTACATATTTGTGACATATTTTATACAgggagcaaatttgtgcaaatccattttttcatCCAGTGTGAAGTAATAATGAAATTGTCTTCATATGATCAGAAGCTATATCTATGCTTTGAGTTAGGAAAGGAGACTATCCTGAAAAACACTGTAGTgaatataaaaatgtttttttgtagGTAAAATCTATTCTCAGCTCTATAATCCAGTAATTAACCTAGCCAgattcacatttttttccaaaccCTATAATTATTTGTAGGAGACAAAAGTATGTCTGGTTTACCCAAGAAAGTTTCCTTTAGTTCTAATCCTCACCTAAACACGAGCAATTCTGTCAAACATTTAGTCAtgtgaaaatagaaaataattttttgtattaTGAGGTACTCAATGCCTGAGTTAAGTTAAGTTCTTGATATAAAGAGTTATTATTTTGGAAAGGAAATTAATTGAAAATGCTACATTGCATGAGCTGGAAACACCTATTGTAATTTCTTTGTGGTTTCACCTCGCTAATTAAGTAGTTTTTTCTCTCCTTGAActtcaaatttaaaaatgagTAAATGTCAGCTTTTTACCTGCAGGTTAGGTTACGAGTGCAGTGGccttttttagtttcttttaatcagtcaagaaaaaaaaaatgtcatatttCAAGAAAGGACACCACTTTTGCAGGTTAgtgtaggtaatagcatgattcgtagtgatatttggcataaataccacaagtgatatttcaaaatattgttatacataatttcacgagccgttaggcgagtgaaatttgagacaattttgaaatatcgctagtggtatttatgccaaatatcacgtacaaatcatgctattacttgtttatactactacctgcaaaaggtgtgtaattttcacatgtaataaggtgaaataccactgctctaagccaatcagattgcagaaatttctcatgtagtagtatcaataaagaaataacaactgtatttttctctcttttttttcagatgaGTCAATTGTCTTACCTACCCTTATAGTTGGGACCTTAGTAATTGTGTTTGGTTTGCCGTTTTTCGCTGTGGCAAATGTTTCCCTTTACTCTAAACTTACTGATGAGAAAACACAAGGTAAATCAAGCAACACAGAGCAGCCAACTGCAGGTTGCTGGTTATAAAATTATCACTAGTTTAAAAAGAAGTTGCTTCCCCTCAATTTTTAACTGTGATGGCATTAAAAAATACCTTAGGAACATCCACCCTAAATTTATGATGGTTTGGTTCGTTAAGTGAATACGTGGTCATGCatgctacagtggaacctcgatttaacgaattgccaagggactggcaaaatgtgttcactataacgaggtttggttatatcaaggttcttttccatatattttaccattactggggtaaagaaaatcgttcgttttttcgaggacttcgttacatagaggtttgttatatcgaggttccactacAAAAGTCCTTAATGACCTTAACCTTCAGTGGATTAGAAATTGTAGTGAATAAAGTAGGAAAATTTTGTCTTGTGGTTTTGTGTAGATTTCTTTCTaggtttttttctgttgttgttttcgttGCAAATTTGGTTTGAATTATGCAAAATAATTTGTAAGgttaaatttgtattttctttgtccaactgaaattattgaaattgaatttctattgtgaaaagatttttttcttgctaGTTACCTAAACtttcaggaaattttttaaGAAGGCAGATATTCACACTGTCCAGAGTCCACAGTCGAGATCTGTTACAGAGACGGGGGAGAGGGCCCTACAGAACCGGTCTGTGTTTTCTATGAGGCTGCTATAATATGCCATTCTTATTTGGTTATTCTGTGCTCTGTGTTGATTCTGTGGTGGTCTTCCAGGCATTGCTCAAGGTATTCAGAGATCGGTCACAGGCGTGGCAATGATCCTGGGTCCCTTGTGGGGAGGCGCACTCACCAAAAGGCTTTACCTGATGTTGGGAGTCATGGCTGGTCTCGAAGTCATCTTAGCCGTAAGTTGAACAAGAGGCGTGGTTTCGTTTGCCTCGTTCATGTTTATAGTTTTTGTACAGCAAgaggtttctgggtaactgaccagCTCCCCACTTTTGTCATAATTTTGCCCTAACTGAGAAGTTGACATATGAGGAGGGGTGGGTGGTCAGTTGTAACTCAGAAACCTCAATCACCCAAATCGGTACAAACTGTTATACATTAAGCCAATTTTCACTTGCGTCTTTCATCCTTTCTTGTTTAGATTTTAATGTTCTTGTCCTTTCACCGTCTTAAAGTGCCAGAGAAACAAACACCTCCTCCTCAGTATGGTGAAATAAACGCGGACAATGAGCGACAACCGTTGCTGGCGTGATTGGAGGGAAGGTCTTGGACAGAAGAGTTCTCTTGAAATGAACTTCTAAGGAAATGGTTGTGCGCTGGGTGCGGAGATTGAGAACGCTCCACAACGGCTCACACCTAGCGTTAGATGGACGATCTCTCGTATAACACCTAAGGAGAAACCACCTTTAGGCCCGGTTCAGgtgccgaacttttcatgagccgatcctaattcgaattaaggccgacccaaattatttagaccggctgaattgattaagacgccgatcttaattccagccggACTTAATTCAAAAGGTGAAAAATATTCATTTCCGTAAATTTGCTCAGAAAATACGTGACATAATAATTAATGCATTTGGTTCGGCACATgcaaagttcggcgtctgaatcaaagccaaAGTCGATCCAAAGTCGAGGCGAGATGGGCGGGAAGAACGGCtaagccgttccaaattgaaacaggcattCCTAAttgacgccgaacttttcatgtacttaattcagtgaaaagttcgacgtctgaaccgggccttactCACTGAATagaaaatgataaatttttcagaaaatgaaacaaagaaatgttACTGTAAAGTAAGAAAGAATTTCGACAACAATGGCCCGAAACCAATTGTCTTGAGTTAACAAATTTCAAATGACCACATAATGCACtgtaaaaaatgggaaaatattAATCTAATATTTAATTGCACTAGGAATCTATCTGCacgaaaagaaatcaaagaaagtTCTTCGGAAAGAAACTATTTCGACAGAAAAAAACTGCTCAGCGCGTGAAAACAGTAGGTTGAAGATATATACTTTATCGGCTGTTTCTATTCTTCACCTAAACTTTCATCATcgcattttaaaatattaaccatatgaaagaataaatatatgttttgttttgtatttatagAAATATCTCTTGAAATAGAGAGAAGTGACAGAGAAGTGTGAAGTCACGTTACCATtgtagcaaattttctggatcacaacaatggggagcttaagcaacgacaacggctAGGGCAACGAAAACGACAAAAAAGCAATACGTTTATATCAGCTAAACAACAACTTGTACGAACATCacgcgtttttgtacatttattcCTAATTTCTCGCGCTCGCTTTATTCTCGGTAGGTGAgcacaacacaattttttttcttttcgtataAAACTTAGATAGGGCCCTTTCGGATTCAATCCCAGAAGATTTCGCCAATATTTGGCAAATTatatgaaattgaataagattgatgaagtttgaaacagtgcgaattcgctttttgagtgacgttttcggtttgttgtcatccagaaatttatactaccatggcaacgtgacgtaacgacttctcttctctatgtacctagcctgcgtagcatggcggttttgtcgagccgggcgcaGGAGCGGCGTAGCCGCGAAATTCGCAAGCGAAGCGCGCGagaacgagcggcgaagccgcgagaaaaataatttcaagttgctcccgccccaatctcctcgcggtttctctgccctcgcccgcctttattacttagcgcgcccaaccaaaaccgccatgctacgcaggctactatgTACCCTGTTTTTAgatcaaaagttattacaatttTGACAACACACATCAAGTACAACCTATGTTTGTAATACTTGTCTCGTTTTAAGTTTAAACTCCCTGTTGCCGAGTGTTTTGCCTCCGAGAAggcatagcctgcgtagcaagcgtttcctcgcgaggttcgtctagaaagctgggacaagagcaaaaaaacatgaatgacgggggagggggaggggaacgaaggaaccgcttgcccgcaaaccccacgattttgaaaaactgcgttcgcccacgaacgcagcttctgattggcgcggtgcgggtagtgttgattacttagcattcgaaacatcaatcaaaccaggtatgctttgttttcgtgcgtcacagatctggtctgatctgatttgtggtcgcagattacaaatgctttggactaATAATTATTGgaatcgtgtttgtgcgaaggtttatgagatcagagtcGTCAAAGTATAAtgggagatcgagcagtggagactagggaaggctaatttattgagaatgacgGCGTGCAGATCTGACTGgcaaaaatggactgtttgttggagataacatcaacataaatcagaacatcggtattcgacactagctaaagccgccatggacaagcgatttgtcagctttttgaaatgaaaagattctttttgtttattggaaatttagcggcatctattgtagagaacgtttcgacacaggctgaagatcagccgctctgcaaaacttatacccggcggagtgaattgttccggacaaatcatttttgacgtgtcgacaaggtttcagacgagataaagccacacaataaaaaacaagaaattctgcAGCAATCGCtcatagttttaactttcttttatcgtaaatcttttttattacagttcttgcaAAAGCCTGCAACGTGTTCTATTAGacaacaaagtaattttacaaatctggtaatccaggggtaatctgttcgttatgtttctattttgacgagctgtcaatttacaaatgaaccgaaccgtgaaatatcaaggggcgttttccagaatcgtggggtttgcgggcaagcgtttcctctttccccctcctcctcccccttcgaccttttttttgcttccgctctaaccTTCGTGCAATAAcacgattggaaacgcttgctacgcaggctagagaaGGCACGGTCTTTTATCTGAAACACGTAATGAGGGCTTATCTCGTTTGCCTTTTCTATTAACCCAGGTACTCGTAAGGAACTGCTCAACCCGTTATGAGTTCCTGACGAACGGCAGTAGATGAGAGTCACGGACGGCAGTGCCGGGAATCTTTTGCCCCCCAGTGTCCATCCATGCGTGCATTCTTTTtgtgcatgcatgcatgcatttTGTGCGCGTGCATTATGATTCTCCTATAAGTACCCTTCTCAAAAGAAGATCCCACCCCGTCGGTCGAACTACCGGTTTAACAGGCTTCCCACTCTTCCCTCTTCTCCAACGCACTTTATGAACTAGTGACGATATGTTAAGGATAACCCGGAACCTGTTGCTCCTGGGAATAAAGCCAGTATTTTATCTTGAACTTCACTGACTCAATTTTAAATTTCAATTACAATAGCATCACTTTCTTTTCCGTTAAGTCAGTTCCACTTAGTTTTAGCTAGTTCAGAGAAAGAAGGTCTAAATAAGTACTCTCATCGCCTGGTGTTTGTTTCGGAGCAGACGCACATTTCAGTTTTCCCGCGGTGCTGATGAGACTTAAAAAGCAGGAGTCACAGAGACTACAGACAAATAAGTAAAAGTCCTCCCTCCTCACATTCGTTTTCAAAAGCCCAAAATTTCGTCCACTCGGCAAATAACCATCGGCACGGCTGGAAAGAGCGTCTTTCAATCAGTAAATTTACCAGGTTTAAAGGTGATATGTCCAAAGCGAGCAAAGATAGACCAGATTCGCAAAATTTAACAGACGTTTGTATTTGGGGGGGAGAGGCAAGTTGTGCCCCagccatacaaacgtctgtaaaattctagcctgcgtagctggcggtattgtgtgggtgggAAATTGAAGTTTTGACGGcggacggctccgccgtcaaatctcactcgactatattacaacggctccgccaccaaatctcactcgactactacacaataccgccagctacgcaggctagtaaaATTCCGCCTTTGCGGACCTTCAGTTACTGATTTTAAGGTGTTCTTTCCAGCCGTGTTGACAGATTTGGGGTCGATTTTCGCTGACTAGTTCCAGTCAAAAGAAGGATCTATTTCTTCAATAATACCTAGGTTTAAGGAACGTATTGTAAATCTAAAGATTCAAAAACAATCTTGCCGTTTTCCTTTCATTATACCTGACAGATCTAGAAAGGTCTAGAGAACCACTGTtaaagcagactctcaaggtcacgtttcacattatcacgagcttatgagtcgtgtttggcctgtcaacgcttatttctaacTGTGATATTTTTAGACGGTGCTCCGTCATAACTCGTGGGAAGAAATCTCACTCGGGCTACTGATTTTTGCCGGAGAAAGTTACGAGATAATATCTCGAATCTCCTGAGAAAGACACTTACACGCACTACGATATGTCAGTGACCTGGTATCACtgcccggggggggcacttaaggaatttttgggtggggatgtgccgctgggagcctggaacccttaacctttaccagagctagttcagctgaatttttgTACCCTacactagagtaaactccccaaatccccctatcctagagtagctgtgtacctagtctagataaaatcttcaaccaactgatcagtttcctgaaaaatgataccctattctagagccaaacgttctgatttatctaccctatcctagagtaaactgcttgaaaaccatacccttcacagcggcacatacctatatagcccatatatggcagtacccccccccccccccccccccctcgggtaTCACTGCAACCTAGTCAGATATTATCATACCGGTTCAGcccaaaaaagcatttttgacCTTGAACAGGCTGGACCTTGAAGGAAACACAACGGGCGCGATCCATTcgaccaaaatttccggaaatttcggtccaaaactcaatggatcggttcggtccaaccggaaaagtttcgaataaactggtccaccttttgaggtggtccacttttcccggtcggaccggtctgaattttggttgaatggatcgcgcccataaCGCGGATCAAGGATACACCTACGCTATTGGTTACTTTTGCAGCCAATAGCAAGTTAGTATTTTCGATCCTAGCCACCAGTATTTAAACAGTCTGCTTCGCTCTCTGTACCTAAGATTTTACCATGGCAGCAACTGACGAGAAACGCTATAGTTCCGAAACTGCAGTCTTGCTTAAGAATTCATAGCAGTCGCACAGACGACTGTCAAGCAAAAACTTAAGTAAATACCTACGAATTGAAGGAACAAGAAGACATCGCGCTCTAGTTCAAAGACTCACTTATGTTAAGAAAAACTAAATGGATTGTGTGAGCGCTAAGAGAATTATCTTGACTGACACACGGCATATTTCTCCAAACTtggtgtagctttagtttttaagctacagtgtacaactcaaatctgaagattGCACTATCCGTGGAAATTCAAAATCCTGCAAACCACACTATACTATAGAGCTGGGCCCAGGGTCATACTGACATGGCAGGAAataatcacattcacggacaaagaaacttgcatgcatgcatgtattTATTCAGATACAGTCATTtcggagaaaaccaaaaaaacttaaatctttattcagccgtaataaacagAGGTtaaaggatata is a genomic window containing:
- the LOC140948683 gene encoding major facilitator superfamily domain-containing protein 8-like, which codes for MNLNSKKKSTRVCVGLFFLLGGTEYAVILPTLWLYLQHKFDAEPWFFGVVFSAFCFSNLISSPLFGFWVDYTQKTKTAILFANLFEIGGNFLYCIAWSKYWVLGARLVAGIGAGIGGGIFAQIARTTTEKERTGMYSIAMALRQFGLLVGPGLNLFLREFNVKLGPFLIDKYTAPGIFMAVVWLIVELIMVFFYFDLPKVMSKNDDDLCVSTDNSVNNINGSYRKRRRTNSVVDDWHLAKDLVKEEVIVILASQFMIFFNETALESIFTPLSEYLLGWKEIENSIAFCLIAFEAISVFILVRKISLKLADRWLIVIGIAFEGFALVWYLALLANAKPYESIVLPTLIVGTLVIVFGLPFFAVANVSLYSKLTDEKTQGIAQGIQRSVTGVAMILGPLWGGALTKRLYLMLGVMAGLEVILAILMFLSFHRLKVPEKQTPPPQYGEINADNERQPLLA